In a genomic window of Maricaulis maris MCS10:
- a CDS encoding 2Fe-2S iron-sulfur cluster-binding protein, with product MPKITYIEHNGTEHVIDVATGLTVMEGAVRNLVPGIDADCGGACACATCHVYVDPAWADKTGSREAMEDSMLDFAEEVQETSRLSCQIKVSDELDGLVVRMPQNQG from the coding sequence ATGCCGAAGATTACCTATATCGAGCACAATGGAACCGAACACGTCATCGACGTCGCCACCGGGCTGACCGTTATGGAAGGCGCCGTACGCAATCTGGTTCCTGGCATTGACGCCGATTGCGGCGGAGCCTGTGCCTGCGCGACCTGCCACGTCTATGTCGACCCGGCCTGGGCCGACAAGACGGGTTCCCGCGAGGCAATGGAAGATTCGATGCTCGATTTTGCCGAGGAGGTCCAGGAGACCTCCCGCCTGTCCTGCCAGATCAAGGTCAGCGATGAGCTGGACGGCCTGGTCGTTCGGATGCCGCAAAACCAGGGCTGA
- a CDS encoding PTS sugar transporter subunit IIA, giving the protein MIGVVVVSHGRLADEFVAATEHVVGPMDAFLAVCIGPDDDMEKRRGDIRQAIEDADRGEGVLILTDMFGGTPSNLAISLLDPGKVEVIAGVNLPMLIKLAEARSRADLDSLARMGEDAGKRYIAIASNVLEGADK; this is encoded by the coding sequence ATGATCGGAGTCGTCGTCGTCAGTCATGGCCGTTTGGCCGATGAATTTGTCGCTGCCACGGAACATGTGGTGGGCCCGATGGATGCGTTTCTGGCTGTCTGCATCGGCCCGGATGACGACATGGAAAAGCGACGCGGTGATATCCGGCAGGCTATCGAGGACGCCGATCGCGGCGAAGGCGTGCTGATCCTGACCGACATGTTCGGTGGCACGCCGTCCAATCTGGCGATCTCCCTGCTTGACCCGGGCAAGGTTGAAGTGATTGCCGGGGTCAATCTTCCGATGCTGATCAAACTCGCCGAGGCGCGGTCGCGGGCGGATCTGGACAGCTTGGCCCGCATGGGTGAGGACGCCGGCAAGCGCTATATCGCCATTGCGTCCAACGTTCTTGAAGGTGCGGACAAGTGA
- a CDS encoding stimulus-sensing domain-containing protein: MTSGLRRAGAWLRSLAPRPSSRLAQLILMANFVALGVLVVGMLALTETRRGLVNAKLDSLRAQGELIANVLAEGASDGAPAPALRNEDARAILRQLYVPEESRVIVFDKGAAIVADSHLLADVFETTQLPPPGTPRAPIADSARSLPVQLLDSLANLLRSSEERAAMGRNLRDEVRQVINGEAVAGVRREADGRRVVSVSIPIQPVRAIVGVVTIESYDLDTLIEAERRALLPFMVIAALVTAMSSLALTVFIARPIRRLARAAREARRAGGRRVTMPDLRSRNDEIGELGVALSDMTATLYDRLDAIESFAADVAHELKNPLTSIRSAVEVLPKAKDAERRDRLLAVITADVGRLDRLITDISRASRVDAELAREDVSRFDLATLLGDLAQSYNEAGNHPAVIRLDQQARSALVIGRGDPLGQVFRNLLDNALTFSPADSEVLISIRRGQHDGRASLKIHVDDQGPGIPDDNLEAVFDRFYTERPKGAAFGTHSGLGLAISRQIVKAHGGTIIARNRHNQDGDVVGARFTVELPAADAD, from the coding sequence GTGACGTCGGGTCTGCGGCGGGCCGGTGCCTGGCTACGCAGCCTGGCGCCGCGCCCTTCCTCGCGTCTGGCCCAGCTGATCCTGATGGCGAATTTCGTCGCCCTTGGCGTGCTCGTCGTGGGCATGCTGGCGCTGACCGAAACCCGGCGCGGCCTGGTCAATGCCAAGCTGGATTCGCTGCGCGCCCAGGGCGAGTTGATCGCCAATGTCCTCGCCGAGGGCGCATCCGACGGAGCACCCGCTCCGGCGCTGCGCAACGAGGATGCAAGGGCCATCCTGCGACAGCTCTACGTACCCGAAGAATCGCGGGTGATCGTGTTCGACAAGGGCGCGGCGATCGTTGCCGACAGCCATTTGCTGGCGGATGTGTTCGAGACCACGCAATTGCCCCCGCCCGGCACGCCCCGTGCGCCGATTGCCGACAGCGCCCGCTCGCTGCCGGTGCAATTGCTCGACAGTCTTGCCAACCTGCTGCGATCCTCGGAAGAGCGTGCCGCGATGGGCCGCAATCTGCGTGACGAGGTCCGCCAGGTGATCAATGGCGAGGCCGTTGCCGGGGTGCGGCGCGAAGCCGACGGGCGCCGGGTCGTCTCGGTATCGATACCGATCCAGCCAGTGCGCGCGATTGTCGGTGTGGTGACCATTGAATCCTATGATCTTGATACCCTGATCGAGGCCGAGCGGCGCGCGCTGCTGCCCTTCATGGTCATTGCGGCGCTGGTCACCGCCATGTCGTCATTGGCATTGACCGTGTTCATCGCCCGGCCAATCCGACGGCTGGCGCGGGCCGCGCGCGAGGCCCGTCGGGCAGGCGGGCGACGGGTCACCATGCCGGACCTGCGCAGCCGCAATGACGAGATCGGCGAGCTCGGCGTCGCGCTCTCCGACATGACCGCGACGCTCTATGACCGGCTTGATGCCATCGAAAGTTTCGCCGCCGATGTGGCGCACGAACTGAAAAACCCGCTGACATCGATCCGTTCAGCCGTTGAAGTCCTGCCGAAAGCCAAGGATGCCGAGCGCCGTGATCGCTTGCTGGCGGTCATCACGGCGGATGTCGGGCGGCTCGACCGCCTTATCACCGACATCTCCCGCGCCTCGCGCGTCGATGCCGAGCTGGCGCGCGAGGATGTCAGCCGGTTTGACCTGGCGACCCTGCTCGGCGATCTGGCCCAATCCTATAACGAGGCCGGCAATCATCCGGCGGTGATCCGTCTGGACCAGCAGGCCCGCTCGGCGCTGGTCATTGGTCGTGGTGATCCGCTGGGGCAGGTTTTCCGAAATCTGCTCGACAATGCCCTGACCTTTTCTCCGGCGGACAGCGAAGTGCTGATATCGATCCGGCGCGGCCAGCATGACGGGCGGGCCAGTCTCAAGATTCATGTCGATGACCAGGGGCCAGGCATTCCGGACGACAATCTGGAAGCGGTGTTTGACCGCTTCTACACCGAGCGCCCCAAAGGGGCGGCTTTCGGGACCCATTCCGGTCTCGGACTGGCGATCTCGCGTCAGATTGTAAAGGCCCATGGCGGTACCATCATCGCCCGCAATCGCCACAATCAGGATGGCGATGTCGTCGGTGCGCGCTTTACCGTCGAGCTGCCGGCCGCCGACGCTGACTGA
- a CDS encoding HPr family phosphocarrier protein: MTKVARKVTICNARGLHARAAAKFVELAQGFESTIHVSREGETVNADSIMELLMLAASKGSVIAIESEGADAERAADSLADLVEAKFHEDE, encoded by the coding sequence GTGACGAAAGTCGCGCGCAAGGTCACCATCTGCAATGCGCGTGGCCTTCATGCCCGAGCGGCCGCGAAATTTGTCGAGCTGGCCCAGGGTTTTGAATCGACCATTCATGTATCGCGTGAGGGCGAGACCGTGAATGCCGACTCAATCATGGAATTGCTGATGCTGGCGGCGTCGAAAGGTTCGGTGATCGCGATCGAATCGGAGGGGGCTGATGCCGAGCGTGCGGCCGACAGCCTGGCCGATCTGGTCGAAGCCAAGTTCCACGAAGACGAGTAA
- the tsaE gene encoding tRNA (adenosine(37)-N6)-threonylcarbamoyltransferase complex ATPase subunit type 1 TsaE has product MGNSNTVSLPDLAATRALALRLANALRPGDTVFLTGDLGAGKTTFARTVIATLCGVDDAPSPTYTIIQTYDWGRGELWHADLYRIESPDELDELGLDDAFGDATMLIEWPDRLFGLIPDDRLEVQLEMAGESPGAAMDTPRRASLTGFGEWEARLDDI; this is encoded by the coding sequence ATGGGGAATTCGAACACTGTTTCCTTGCCCGATCTGGCGGCAACACGAGCGCTGGCCCTGCGTCTCGCAAACGCGTTGCGTCCCGGTGACACGGTGTTTCTGACTGGCGATCTTGGGGCCGGCAAGACGACATTTGCCCGGACCGTCATTGCGACGCTGTGCGGCGTCGATGACGCCCCCAGCCCGACCTATACCATCATCCAGACCTATGACTGGGGACGCGGCGAGCTGTGGCATGCCGATCTCTACCGGATTGAATCCCCGGACGAGCTGGATGAGCTGGGCCTCGACGACGCCTTCGGCGACGCCACGATGTTGATTGAGTGGCCCGACCGCTTGTTCGGCCTGATCCCGGATGACAGGCTGGAAGTGCAGCTCGAAATGGCCGGGGAAAGCCCGGGCGCGGCAATGGACACACCCAGGCGGGCGAGCTTAACAGGGTTTGGCGAGTGGGAGGCGCGCCTTGATGACATCTGA
- a CDS encoding aminoglycoside phosphotransferase family protein has translation MTSERKAAMTAFLSAAGWGDATHHPLPGDASTRRYIRLERDDQRAMLMDAPAAAEAPICPPDAGPQDRAALGYNAVARLAGSNLTAFAGLADALCERGFSAPTVLASDTQSGFLLLEDLGDDLIARLLPGDLHEGTLYAKAVDVLAAIYRSSFPDAVERDGEAWPLLAYDATALMAEADLFLDWFLDKHAGAAPDAAARDHWREIWTRAFERLDHCAPGLVLRDFHAENLIYLPEREGEGEIGLLDFQDALIGHPAYDLVSLIEDARRNVERKLAVPLKARFVEKAGIEDVAGFDSAYAVLGAQRNAKILGIFVRLAVRDGKARYLDLLPRVARHFVADLQHPALMPLHMWMKSHAPQVFAEAHK, from the coding sequence ATGACATCTGAACGTAAAGCCGCAATGACGGCTTTTCTGAGCGCTGCCGGCTGGGGCGATGCCACGCATCACCCGCTTCCCGGCGATGCATCGACGCGCCGCTATATCCGTCTGGAACGGGATGATCAGCGGGCCATGCTGATGGATGCGCCGGCCGCCGCCGAGGCGCCGATCTGCCCGCCCGATGCCGGTCCACAGGACCGCGCCGCGCTGGGCTATAACGCCGTTGCCCGCCTGGCCGGGTCGAATCTCACAGCCTTTGCAGGCCTGGCCGATGCGCTGTGCGAGCGCGGCTTTTCCGCGCCGACCGTGCTGGCCAGCGACACGCAGTCCGGATTTTTGCTGCTGGAGGATCTCGGCGATGACCTGATCGCCCGGCTTCTGCCCGGTGATCTGCACGAGGGTACGCTCTACGCCAAGGCGGTGGATGTGCTGGCGGCGATCTATCGGTCCAGCTTTCCTGATGCGGTCGAGCGCGATGGCGAGGCCTGGCCTTTGCTGGCCTATGACGCGACCGCGCTGATGGCGGAAGCCGATCTGTTCCTGGACTGGTTCCTGGACAAGCATGCCGGCGCAGCGCCGGACGCCGCGGCGCGCGACCACTGGCGCGAGATCTGGACCCGCGCCTTCGAGCGTCTGGATCATTGTGCGCCCGGCCTGGTCCTGCGCGACTTCCACGCCGAGAACCTGATCTACCTGCCCGAGCGCGAAGGCGAGGGCGAGATTGGTCTGCTCGATTTCCAGGACGCGCTGATCGGTCACCCGGCCTACGACCTTGTTTCGTTGATCGAGGATGCCCGTCGCAATGTCGAGCGCAAGCTCGCCGTCCCGCTCAAGGCCCGCTTTGTCGAAAAAGCGGGGATTGAGGACGTTGCCGGATTTGACTCCGCCTATGCCGTGCTCGGCGCCCAGAGAAACGCCAAAATTCTCGGCATTTTCGTCCGTCTGGCCGTGCGCGATGGCAAGGCACGCTATCTGGACCTGCTGCCACGCGTCGCCCGTCATTTCGTTGCCGACCTCCAGCATCCGGCGCTGATGCCGCTTCACATGTGGATGAAGTCCCACGCGCCGCAGGTTTTCGCGGAAGCCCACAAATGA
- a CDS encoding response regulator transcription factor — protein MATIALVDDDENIITSVSIFLEGEGYNVRTYNDGASALTALAEDPPDLGIFDIKMPRMDGLELLRRLRQSSNLPVIFLTSKDDEFDEALGLNLGADDYIAKPFSQRLLGERVKAVLRRARLSGEPVGTVGLEPGDSKPLERGSLLLDPNRHACSWKGEPVRLTVTEFLILQALATRPGYVKSRDNLMDAAYDDQVYVDDRTIDSHIKRIRKKFREGDKSFDAIETLYGVGYRYKED, from the coding sequence ATGGCGACGATTGCACTCGTGGACGATGATGAAAACATCATCACATCGGTTTCGATCTTTCTCGAAGGCGAGGGATATAATGTGCGGACCTATAATGACGGGGCGTCCGCGCTGACCGCATTGGCCGAGGATCCGCCGGATCTGGGCATCTTCGATATCAAGATGCCGCGCATGGACGGGCTGGAGCTGCTGCGACGACTGCGCCAGTCCTCCAACCTGCCGGTCATTTTCCTGACCTCCAAGGATGACGAGTTCGACGAGGCGCTCGGCCTCAACCTTGGCGCAGATGATTATATCGCCAAGCCGTTCTCGCAACGCCTGCTGGGCGAGCGGGTGAAGGCCGTCCTGCGCCGTGCCCGCCTGTCAGGTGAGCCCGTTGGCACGGTCGGCCTGGAGCCGGGCGACAGCAAGCCGCTGGAGCGTGGCAGCCTGTTGCTGGACCCGAACCGCCACGCCTGTTCCTGGAAAGGTGAGCCGGTCCGTCTGACGGTGACCGAATTCCTGATCCTGCAGGCGCTCGCGACCCGGCCCGGCTACGTCAAGAGCCGCGACAATTTGATGGACGCGGCCTATGATGACCAGGTCTATGTCGATGACCGGACCATCGACAGCCATATCAAGCGTATCCGCAAGAAATTCCGCGAAGGCGACAAGAGTTTCGACGCGATCGAGACGCTCTACGGCGTGGGTTACCGCTATAAAGAAGACTGA
- a CDS encoding DUF1254 domain-containing protein, with product MKRRGLPFAPYILGLLIGAAITLHVLPGVIMGRAMDRIESLGGDTVGVRHAPPVTAENQTIVRASPDILYSVCLYDLNDGPMRIDVTWPANDNYASVSFYDANTNNFRAISDRDVSSSTTSLVLAQWADWLTVPDMRGDADEQINAPTKTGLILYRRVIDAGTDLDIAETERQGFTCRQMADQ from the coding sequence ATGAAACGCCGCGGCCTGCCCTTCGCGCCCTATATCCTCGGCCTGCTGATCGGCGCCGCCATCACGCTGCATGTGCTGCCCGGCGTCATCATGGGACGCGCCATGGACCGGATTGAAAGCCTCGGCGGAGACACCGTCGGCGTGCGCCACGCACCCCCCGTTACCGCCGAAAACCAGACCATTGTCCGCGCCAGCCCGGACATTCTCTATTCGGTCTGCCTTTACGACCTCAATGACGGGCCGATGCGGATCGATGTGACCTGGCCGGCCAATGACAACTACGCCTCGGTCAGCTTCTACGACGCCAACACCAATAATTTCCGGGCGATCAGCGATCGGGATGTCAGTTCAAGCACCACAAGCCTGGTACTGGCGCAATGGGCGGATTGGCTGACAGTGCCGGATATGCGCGGTGATGCAGACGAACAAATCAATGCCCCGACAAAGACCGGCCTGATCCTCTACAGGCGCGTCATCGACGCCGGCACCGACCTCGACATCGCCGAGACCGAGCGTCAGGGCTTCACCTGCCGGCAGATGGCCGATCAGTAA
- a CDS encoding sensor histidine kinase — MTGQTFQFVTLAVTIGAVAFAVAVGIWAFKQTAGARGAQALWRRKMADLEDRVARADSVFGAHPGLVLVWDQPPVDSADTSWGAPRIFGSSVALASLLRFAEANEGPNPAGILMEGLADYEARSAGGEETTLRRRFGDLSEKGQPFSLTILGPSGRFLEVDGRAAGTQLVVWLSDATIRGLEESGARGRIEEARRLVSKDPLAFLDMLGRAPVPAWRMNATGRIEWANQAYVEAVEGDAVDAVIEKQTLLDAAMTDLASRATIAGEPVDEMRIVVIDGSRRGLKFLVFPVSGGAAGFALDVTDGEEAKAALARFRRAHDDTLNHMAEAVVVFDRSKRLNFHNKAFSNLFKLDDAWLNERPGHGQFLDRMREKRLLPEQADFGAWKTDELARYDAPPSEETPDELWPLPDGRTLRVARQRHPLGGLMLIFEDKTDELALRARYNTLINVQRATLDKLHEAVAVFGANGRLQLNNSAFEDLWGFDAEELDGQPDFDAVSETCAALFTDDRVWTDIKARVTDPSPQARKQVTGEMRRLDGRVLTYLTRPLPDGATLICWDDVTDSRRIEEALRERAEALETSERIKTEFVEHVSYQLRTPLTTIGGYADMLAQGFAGELSDRQKEPMSAIQSAAAHLAKLIDDILDVAAIDAGQLELELGDVDLGDVAREAADLVAARADHHAIKLDVDIEDGLGLLRADRNRLKQVSMNLLSNAIRHVATGGAVTIGARRNGEDITLWVKDDGEGIAPEKQASVFDRFARGERGGAGLGLSLVKEIAELHGGWVELQSEPERGTLVSCHLPPEPRSNAVPPELDLASRPATRLAGDRARAE; from the coding sequence ATGACCGGACAAACATTTCAGTTCGTGACACTTGCTGTCACCATCGGCGCCGTGGCTTTCGCCGTGGCCGTCGGTATCTGGGCCTTCAAGCAGACCGCCGGAGCGCGCGGTGCCCAGGCATTGTGGCGTCGCAAGATGGCCGATCTGGAAGACCGCGTCGCGCGGGCCGACAGTGTGTTCGGCGCCCATCCCGGCCTGGTGCTGGTCTGGGACCAGCCTCCCGTCGATTCAGCCGATACCAGCTGGGGAGCGCCCCGCATCTTTGGCTCGTCGGTGGCCCTGGCCTCATTGCTGCGGTTTGCCGAGGCCAATGAAGGTCCCAATCCGGCAGGGATCCTGATGGAAGGCCTTGCCGACTATGAAGCGCGGTCAGCGGGTGGCGAGGAAACCACCTTGCGTCGGCGCTTCGGTGATCTCAGTGAAAAAGGCCAGCCCTTCTCTCTCACCATCCTGGGTCCGAGCGGGCGCTTTCTGGAAGTCGATGGGCGCGCCGCCGGAACCCAGCTTGTCGTCTGGCTTTCGGATGCCACCATTCGCGGTCTCGAAGAGTCAGGCGCCCGTGGGCGGATCGAGGAAGCGCGCCGCCTGGTGTCCAAGGATCCGCTTGCCTTCCTCGACATGCTTGGCCGCGCGCCGGTTCCAGCCTGGCGCATGAATGCTACTGGCCGGATCGAGTGGGCCAACCAGGCCTATGTCGAGGCCGTCGAGGGCGATGCGGTCGACGCGGTCATCGAAAAGCAGACCCTGCTCGACGCTGCCATGACCGATCTCGCCTCCCGGGCGACAATTGCTGGCGAGCCGGTCGACGAGATGCGCATTGTCGTCATCGACGGATCTCGGCGCGGACTGAAATTCCTGGTCTTCCCGGTCTCGGGCGGGGCGGCCGGTTTCGCGCTCGACGTGACCGATGGCGAGGAAGCCAAGGCGGCCCTGGCCCGCTTCCGTCGCGCCCATGACGACACCCTCAATCACATGGCCGAGGCCGTGGTCGTTTTTGACCGGTCCAAGCGGCTGAATTTCCACAACAAGGCTTTCTCCAACCTGTTCAAACTGGATGATGCCTGGCTGAACGAGCGGCCAGGCCATGGCCAGTTCCTTGATCGCATGCGGGAAAAGCGCCTGTTGCCGGAACAGGCCGATTTCGGTGCCTGGAAGACGGACGAGCTCGCCCGCTACGACGCGCCTCCCAGTGAAGAGACGCCGGACGAGCTGTGGCCATTGCCGGACGGTCGCACCTTGCGCGTCGCCCGTCAGCGTCACCCGCTGGGCGGTTTGATGCTGATCTTCGAGGACAAGACCGATGAGCTGGCTCTTCGGGCTCGCTACAACACGCTGATCAATGTCCAGCGCGCCACCTTGGACAAGCTGCACGAGGCCGTCGCCGTATTTGGTGCCAATGGCCGCCTTCAGCTCAATAACTCCGCCTTCGAGGACTTGTGGGGCTTCGACGCCGAGGAACTCGACGGCCAGCCCGATTTCGACGCGGTGTCAGAGACCTGTGCCGCGCTGTTCACCGACGACCGGGTCTGGACTGACATCAAGGCCCGGGTCACCGATCCCAGCCCGCAGGCCCGCAAACAGGTCACCGGCGAGATGCGTCGCCTGGACGGCCGGGTCCTGACCTATCTGACCCGTCCCCTGCCCGATGGCGCGACCCTGATCTGCTGGGATGACGTCACCGACAGCCGCCGGATCGAGGAAGCCCTGCGTGAGCGGGCCGAGGCGCTGGAAACCTCCGAGCGCATCAAGACCGAATTTGTCGAGCATGTGAGCTATCAATTGCGCACACCGCTGACCACGATTGGCGGCTATGCCGACATGTTGGCGCAAGGCTTTGCCGGCGAACTTTCTGACCGCCAGAAAGAGCCGATGTCGGCGATCCAGTCAGCGGCAGCACACCTGGCCAAGCTGATCGACGACATCCTCGATGTCGCGGCAATTGATGCCGGCCAGCTCGAACTCGAGCTGGGAGACGTGGATCTGGGTGATGTGGCGCGTGAGGCGGCCGACCTGGTCGCGGCAAGGGCGGACCATCATGCCATCAAGCTCGATGTGGACATCGAAGACGGACTCGGCCTGCTTCGCGCGGATCGCAATCGTCTCAAGCAGGTTTCCATGAACCTGCTCTCCAACGCCATCCGCCATGTCGCTACCGGTGGTGCCGTGACCATCGGTGCCCGCCGCAATGGCGAGGACATCACCTTGTGGGTGAAGGATGATGGCGAAGGCATTGCGCCAGAAAAACAAGCCAGCGTGTTTGATCGTTTCGCGCGCGGCGAGCGCGGCGGCGCCGGCCTCGGCCTGTCACTGGTCAAGGAAATCGCCGAGCTGCATGGCGGCTGGGTCGAGCTTCAGTCCGAACCCGAGCGCGGGACGCTGGTGTCCTGCCATCTGCCTCCCGAGCCGCGCAGCAATGCCGTGCCGCCGGAACTTGACCTGGCCAGCCGCCCGGCGACACGTCTAGCCGGAGACCGGGCGCGGGCCGAATAG
- a CDS encoding energy transducer TonB produces the protein MRTLAACLCLVLTACGGMPTVDLPGLAPPGRGPFIPRDELPVPPNVERMMGPEDCRGSTLAAVSAELPDYPARAWRFGRQGWVVVRFHVYADGSVHRARVHRAVPDGPFNRATERAVSDWQFAPLDGVETLENCVVMFEFRAGEVHIR, from the coding sequence ATGCGAACACTTGCTGCCTGTCTCTGCCTTGTTCTGACCGCCTGCGGCGGCATGCCGACCGTCGATCTGCCGGGACTGGCTCCACCGGGGCGTGGGCCGTTCATCCCGCGTGACGAATTGCCGGTTCCGCCCAATGTCGAACGGATGATGGGCCCCGAGGATTGTCGCGGATCGACCCTTGCGGCGGTCTCGGCAGAGCTGCCCGACTATCCCGCTCGCGCCTGGCGGTTCGGGCGACAGGGTTGGGTCGTCGTGCGCTTCCATGTCTATGCAGACGGCAGTGTGCATCGGGCCCGCGTACACCGTGCCGTGCCTGATGGGCCCTTCAACCGGGCAACGGAACGCGCCGTATCGGATTGGCAATTCGCGCCGCTGGATGGTGTCGAGACCCTCGAAAACTGTGTGGTGATGTTCGAATTCCGCGCCGGAGAGGTCCATATCCGCTGA
- a CDS encoding DUF1214 domain-containing protein, whose protein sequence is MMLRHVLTFIVGLACGTAMAAILVFSPIEIGGVSNGSWITNPHIGSNDANPLTRALVARRGLLALTREEAVYFTATRDSQGHNLTERCAYEVTGQMPPTRWWSLTIYDEASFLPRNDRNRHAVSQTTARTDASGHVIIPIGQDEDGAIATENAGLFSLTLRLYHPDPAVLDDLDAQTFPRIQQLGCEGET, encoded by the coding sequence ATGATGCTGCGCCATGTTCTCACCTTCATCGTCGGCCTTGCCTGCGGCACGGCCATGGCGGCGATCCTCGTTTTCAGCCCGATCGAGATCGGTGGCGTCAGCAATGGCTCCTGGATCACCAATCCGCATATCGGTTCCAACGATGCCAATCCGCTGACGCGGGCGCTGGTCGCGCGGCGCGGTCTGCTGGCGCTGACGCGTGAGGAAGCCGTCTATTTCACGGCCACACGCGACAGTCAGGGTCATAATCTCACGGAGCGATGCGCCTATGAGGTCACCGGCCAGATGCCGCCGACCCGCTGGTGGTCACTGACGATCTATGACGAGGCCAGCTTCCTGCCGCGCAATGACCGAAACCGCCATGCCGTGAGCCAGACCACGGCCCGTACAGACGCCAGCGGCCACGTCATCATCCCGATCGGACAGGATGAGGACGGCGCGATCGCCACCGAGAATGCCGGCCTGTTCTCCCTCACCTTGCGCCTCTACCATCCCGACCCGGCCGTGCTGGACGATCTGGACGCACAGACCTTTCCGCGCATCCAGCAGCTGGGCTGCGAGGGCGAGACATGA
- a CDS encoding nucleotidyltransferase family protein, with product MIEIRNAMALAAGLGTRMRPITNERPKALVEVGGKCLLDWTLDRYGAGGVERCVVNIHHFADQMEAHLAARTGQPAITISDERGEVLETGGGVVKALPELGSDPFFIANIDAIWEEAGAASLDSLRAVWDGAAMDALLLLAPMDATLGFDGPGDAFLETGGEVRFRGKAKSAPYAYAGVQILNPAALAGRTVSRFSMMEVWREIAAEGRLHGVTLPAFWMHVGDPRALAEAEARLAR from the coding sequence ATGATCGAGATTCGCAACGCTATGGCGCTCGCCGCCGGTCTGGGCACCCGCATGCGGCCGATCACCAATGAGCGTCCCAAGGCGCTGGTCGAGGTGGGCGGCAAATGCCTGCTCGACTGGACCCTGGATCGCTATGGCGCCGGCGGTGTTGAGCGCTGCGTCGTCAATATCCACCATTTCGCCGATCAGATGGAGGCGCATCTTGCGGCGCGGACCGGTCAGCCGGCCATCACCATTTCCGACGAGCGCGGCGAAGTGCTGGAAACCGGTGGCGGCGTGGTGAAAGCCCTGCCCGAGCTGGGGTCCGATCCCTTCTTCATCGCCAATATCGATGCCATCTGGGAAGAGGCCGGCGCCGCTTCGCTCGACAGCCTGCGGGCGGTCTGGGATGGCGCGGCGATGGACGCACTCCTGCTGCTGGCGCCGATGGATGCGACGCTCGGATTTGACGGGCCGGGCGATGCTTTTCTGGAAACGGGCGGTGAAGTCCGCTTCCGTGGCAAGGCAAAATCGGCGCCCTATGCCTATGCCGGTGTCCAGATCCTCAATCCGGCAGCCCTGGCCGGTCGCACTGTCAGCCGCTTCTCGATGATGGAGGTCTGGCGCGAGATCGCGGCCGAGGGGCGTTTGCACGGTGTCACCCTGCCGGCCTTCTGGATGCATGTGGGCGACCCGCGCGCCCTGGCCGAGGCGGAGGCGCGGCTGGCGCGGTGA